In Trachemys scripta elegans isolate TJP31775 chromosome 21, CAS_Tse_1.0, whole genome shotgun sequence, the DNA window AAAGCAACCAGGCAAAGACATTGCCTCAGTTATTAGCCCAACTACAGTCCCATCCCTTCAAAAAACAACTTTGCTTCTAAAGATACCAGGCTCAACCACAATAAATACTTGGCATTCGTGCAGTGCCTCTCGTCCAAGTGTGCATTCTGTTATTGCGTAGCTTGGGAAAGACTCCCCACAGACCTATTGCCTCTGAGAAGGAAGTTGGAGTTACAAAGTGTGCCTGGACTGTGCAGTTTGCCTGGAGCAGACTGAACAGCTCGAGTGGTATCTAGCCTCCCTTTTGAGACCATATCAGTGCTGGAGAAGTTAGTACCGTCACACCCTTCTGTAGGATTCCCTTTCCCCATCAGCATTTGCTAGACATCTGCAGCATCATCCGATTCCGGCTCATCCAGCTCGTGACAGCCAATACTAAACGGTCCATTTCACATTATTGCTGGTGTTGAACAGTTCTCGCTCTCAGAACTCAACTGCCCAGGCCAGGATTCCCAGTTCCTTATTGCCAGGTTAGACACATTAGTCCATTCAGCTCAAGGTTAATGAGGTGTCAGATGCCCATTGGTTTTCAGGGGCATGTCCCCGCCGCTCACACTCCTCCAGGTATGGTACTTTTTCAACACTTTCCTCCTAGTGAAGCTGCAGATTTCAATCATGAACCCCAGGGACACTATGTACATAGCCAGGCCTCCAGCCTTGAGTAGCCATATGGGTCTGGAGGAGACAATCACAGAATACATGATTTGGCCTCCCACCCCAATCCGCAGCACCATAAAGAGAGCCACAAAGGAGACATCCACCGCTTCCCCAATGAAGCTGCAGTAGTGCCCGGTTTCCCGCAGGAACCAGCGGGCCTGCAGCAGCGGGTTGGTGATCTCGCTGACGAAGACAATGGCATTGATTTCGGTGGCTGACTTGCCGAGCCCCAGCACGAGCACCATGCCACAAATACTCAGCGTGTGATGAGACAGCATGAGATCTCCTTCTGTCTTGAAGTACATGCACCAGCTGAGGTCAAAGATAAAGTAACCCAAGGTAAGGCACAGCACACGGACCTGGAGAGGCGTGTTTGGTGTCCCTGAAAGGAAAGACACATGCATTAAACTGAAAAGAGAAGCTCCTAAGGGCTCCATTTCTAAAAGGAAAGCTACACAGTGAACACACAGGAATACAGTTCACCAGACTATGAAAAACAGTGGCTGCTCACTCAGTAGATCTGCTCTCTGGGTGTATGCAGAGTCCGAGCTGCCAACTTGAGTGCATAAGACACTCTCCCCCAGATTTACTACTTCTGAATTCCATTATCACAGCAGAGCCTACGCAGCTCAAAGAGAGCTGAAGTCGGCTCTGCCTCGTGCATCATTAGTAGAACAGTTCGGTTTGCAACTGGAGAGAAGGTATATTCTGCCAATGCAACAACATAGGTGTAACTGAAGGCAAAATCTCCAATGCACAAgtcagaaagaacccagcttgactctcagatctcaGGTTAAGTCTGCAGGCAGCTGGCAGGTAGAAAGATATTTTATCTTGTAAACTTAGCAAGTATGACTAGGAATCTTGGAAAGACAATgaccttaaataaataaaataagacaaAACCAAGCGAAGGACCCAAACTGTCCTCTAATCCCGGGCttgttggatggggggggggattttgtcCATCAAgagccctcccccacacacagtccCCTTTCCCCATTTCTACAGTCCCAAGTGTATAGCCCTAAACGTCTACCGTGCTGCACGCACTAATGGTATCAGATGTTTCTGGGTCAAATTGAGAAGGCACAGGCTGAAGAGGGGGAATGGAGGAATGCGGTAGCCCACGGGTTCCTTTAGGCCACTTAGCAGCCCAGGATGGACTCTTAAGGGACTACCAGACAGAACACCTGTGGTGCCATATGCTATGGACCCCACTCCTCCCATTCCTGGCATATCCACAGAGCCCTATGCGATGTTTGTGCTGGGAAATTCTTCCCTGGCAAGGTGCGGGATATGAATGGCCTCTAGAAGCTGGCTTGGAAAGATCAGATTTTTAATccgtaaatgtcgatttcactgtacacacacaaaccagaggcgtagccagcttttaagaggagggggagcaaacctaaaaaaggcacccccccattggctcctcctccagccacgcCCTCCCTTGGCTTCTCCTCTGGCTGCACCGCTgaccacccctcacccccctgctcctccggccgcacGCCCgctgcccccccatggctgccggctgGGCTGCCagccgccatgctgcgcccccctgctccttcGACTGTGCTGCAGGCGGCCAGCCTgtgcccccccttgctcctccggccggCGGCCACCTTTGGGAAAAGGGGTGaagggaagcagccgcttcccctgcaccccgctagctatgctactgACCCATCAAAATTTTTCCagcaataataattgaaatttacagataaggaaagCAAGAAAAACGGTGCTTGAGAACTTGTTAGAGTCAAAATCCGGTGATTTAAACTTCTGAATTAGGCTGGTTACAAATGGACCAGTGAATGAATAGTTCAATCAACAAATAATTTCTGGATTtaggatatttattttttatatcttgACATGGGACATGGACACTTTGTGGtttttgcagtattgttgtagtcatgttggtcccaggatacgaCAGCCACaagggcgggggggtgggagggtgaggggatatattttattggaccaatttctgttagtgaaaggtacaagctttcaagctccacagagctcttctccaggtctgtGGGCCCTTGAGCTCTATGGAGCCCAAAAGCTTGGCTCTTTTAACAACCAAAGTTGACCCGaaaaaagctattacctcaccttctactgtcattaaataattatctgaccTCCCTACATAGTTGcccacaactgtaaaaatttaaaatttataaaaatacaaaaaaagcttaaaaatgaacCATCGATATTACCCACCAAAATTAATCAACACTGAATTCTACCAAGCCTATTTATAAGCCACCAAAGCAGCAGGGTTGCACATGGGGGAGGGCAGAGTCTATCCCCACTAGAAAGATCTCTCAGTTTAGGGGCCTGATACTTTAAGTGACAGTCAGGCATTGTCCTCACGCTAACAGCGGgaaccccactgacttccagAGGATGAGCGAGACATGCAGGATGAAGTCAGAAATGGGAATAAAGAAAGGAGTTTCTTTATTCTTGATGAAGTCTAGAAATGTGCACAGCACTTTGCCCAACAACTTAGCCAAGGCCCCGCCCCAAGGAAGTACAACAGGgggaaacagttaaaaaaaaagaaaagaaaagaaagcctgAGTGTGGGGATAGGCAGTCAGGGATTGCAAGAAAGAGAAATGGGTCTCAAGAAGGTCACAGGGGCTTGGCCTACAGGTAGGCAAAGAAAACGCAGCTCCAAGCGTAGATGGGAGCATGAAAGAGGAAGACTTGGTGTAGACAGCAAGAGATAGCAAAGGGAGCTCTAAGGAGAGAGAACTAATCCTCCTGCACCGATCACAGGTAGGACAGAGACACTGCCTCTTTTCAGTGAGAAGATCACTTGTCCCAGGGCAAAACTCCACGAAACATACCTGCATGAGTTAGAGGCCAGGGGCCATCGATAAAAGCAACGTAGCCAGAGAGGCAGGTGACAATGACCCCATGCATCAGAGTGACCAGCCGGCAACT includes these proteins:
- the LOC117868594 gene encoding TLC domain-containing protein 5-like — protein: MMLSIIFQVTCSLTAWLSLYACFCYWNKHRTYEWSCRLVTLMHGVIVTCLSGYVAFIDGPWPLTHAGTPNTPLQVRVLCLTLGYFIFDLSWCMYFKTEGDLMLSHHTLSICGMVLVLGLGKSATEINAIVFVSEITNPLLQARWFLRETGHYCSFIGEAVDVSFVALFMVLRIGVGGQIMYSVIVSSRPIWLLKAGGLAMYIVSLGFMIEICSFTRRKVLKKYHTWRSVSGGDMPLKTNGHLTPH